In Kryptolebias marmoratus isolate JLee-2015 linkage group LG4, ASM164957v2, whole genome shotgun sequence, the following proteins share a genomic window:
- the rspo4 gene encoding R-spondin-4 isoform X2, which yields MHLRLFAFVMSFLCEVIRMGSGIAQKQSAQRETSDDCQSCLECSRDNGCVRCPERLFLFLQRKGMSHHGTCLHSCPAGHFGQRGRDVNRCMKCRSSDCENCFSRDFCTKCKPGFKLYKEDDPPVLLGEWSEWSVCARDGATCGFRWGKQTRVRSGVQSDDKGSSLHPFPSETQRCRMKKKCPAERKKNKKGGLGRKKERKRIRQLAKNNPGVSSNATTDRTGRPGEP from the exons ATGCATCTGCGACTCTTTGCCTTTGTGATGTCCTTTCTATGCGAGGTGATCAGGATGGGGTCCGGCATCGCGCAGAAGCAAAGCG ctcagagagagACGTCAGACGACTGTCAGAGCTGTCTGGAGTGTTCGCGGGATAACGGCTGCGTTCGCTGCCCGGAGCGactcttcctgttcctgcagAGGAAGGGGATGTCCCATCACGGGACGTGTCTCCATTCCTGCCCTGCTGGACACTTTGGACAGAGAGGGAGGGACGTGAACCGCTGCATGA AGTGCCGCTCTTCAGACTGCGAGAACTGTTTCAGCCGGGACTTCTGCACCAAATGTAAACCCGGCTTCAAGCTGTATAAAG AGGACGATCCTCCGGTCTTGCTGGGAGAGTGGAGCGAGTGGAGCGTCTGCGCCCGTGACGGCGCCACCTGTGGGTTCAGATGGGGAAAGCAGACCAGGGTCCGGTCGGGCGTCCAGTCCGACGACAAAGGATCCTCCCTCCACCCGTTCCCCAGCGAGACGCAAAGATGCAGGATGAAGAAAAAATGTCCCGCAG aaagaaaaaagaataaaaaaggaggacttggaaggaagaaggagagaaaaCGAATACGACAGCTCGCCAAAAACAACCCGGGCGTGTCATCCAACGCAACGACAGACAGAACTGGACGACCCGGAGAACCCTGA
- the LOC112450996 gene encoding chromodomain-helicase-DNA-binding protein 7 produces the protein MDLPGFTHIGLCSRSPGQELLPSLQSGASLLHGFVERPKQRRHRCKDPTKLDINSLTGEERVPVVHRGTGRRLGGAMAPAIKELSRWLDANSEYFVAPDWADVVKHSGFLPEGKFSRILTEPVNKDPGSRRRGRRPRSEMPKPLLSVSDSSSTGLGPPLYMNGGLIGSMDSIVALQNLRGGIPGIPISGIMAAGFPHGFSAAVSAGSSGSEDIKNGLSMLPMMLHGIPHPHGAAIPQHALFSVGTMMAHAPPPPPHPSSASASPSSSASPPASTANVTTTTAPSEAASPSSTTEGAASSATGGEKENGAAEGAKRPTAVESAIITSASRAHLSSAHLATAAGSHHTFNPFLIPGVSHGLLYPHMFLPHGSIMALPAVPPGAADASPGSPKRRRKRAREDEEKAAAGDADESSHPAALSSSAPATSASEPPPPEEPGPGNATDGPSELVEPDSNTQNEGAATEDGQEETGGEAEQQEEA, from the exons ATGGACCTGCCGGGCTTCACGCAC ATCGGTTTGTGTTCCCGTTCTCCCGGTCAGGAGCTGCTTCCCTCCCTGCAG TCTGGAGCCAGTTTGCTGCACGGCTTCGTGGAGCGTCCCAAACAGAGGAGACATCGCTGCAAGGACCCCACCAAGCTGGACATCAACTCGCTGACGGGGGAGGAGCGGGTCCCCGTGGTGCACCGAGGCACCGGCCGCAGG CTCGGCGGGGCGATGGCGCCGGCCATCAAGGAGCTGTCCCGGTGGCTCGATGCGAACTCGGAGTACTTCGTGGCTCCAGACTGGGCCGACGTGGTCAAACACTCT GGTTTCCTCCCGGAGGGAAAGTTCTCCCGGATTCTGACGGAACCCGTCAACAAAGACCCGGGTTCTCGGCGCCGTGGACGCCGGCCTCGTAGCGAGATGCCCAAGCCCCTCCTCTCCGTCTCTGACTCCTCCTCCACCGGCCTCGGCCCCCCGCTCTACATGAACGGCGGTCTGATCGGCAGCATGGACTCCATAGTGGCCTTGCAGAACCTTCGCGGCGGCATTCCTGGGATTCCCATCTCTGGGATCATGGCGGCTGGATTCCCGCACGGGTTCTCTGCGGCGGTCTCAGCCGGAAGCTCCGGGTCGGAAGACATTAAGAACGGTTTGAGCATGTTACCCATGATGCTGCACGGCATCCCACACCCGCACGGGGCCGCCATCCCACAACACGCCCTGTTTAGCGTGGGCACCATGATGGCGCAcgctccgcctcctcctcctcaccccaGCTCCGCCTCCGCCTCGCCCTCCTCCTCAGCTTCTCCCCCAGCGTCCACTGCAAACGTCACCACAACGACCGCGCCGTCCGAGGCCGCCAGCCCCTCGTCAACAACCGAGGGCGCTGCCTCCTCCGCGACGGGCGGCGAAAAGGAGAACGGAGCAGCAGAGGGCGCCAAGCGACCCACGGCGGTGGAGTCGGCCATCATTACTTCTGCCAGCCGGGCCCACCTGAGCTCCGCCCACCTGGCAACCGCCGCCGGCAGCCATCACACCTTCAACCCGTTCCTGATCCCAGGCGTGTCCCACGGCCTGCTGTACCCGCACATGTTCCTGCCGCACGGCAGCATCATGGCGCTGCCCGCCGTGCCCCCGGGCGCCGCCGACGCCTCGCCGGGAAGCcccaagaggaggaggaagagggcgCGGGAGGACGAGGAGAAGGCGGCAGCAGGAGACGCCGACGAGAGCTCGCACCCAGCAGCCCTCTCCTCCTCCGCCCCCGCTACCTCAGCTTCAGAACCGCCTCCACCCGAGGAACCTGGGCCAGGAAACGCCACGGACGGGCCTTCAGAACTCGTGGAACCGGACTCCAACACCCAGAACGAAGGAGCTGCAACCGAAGACGGGCAGGAGGAGACGGGAGGAGAGgcggagcagcaggaggaggcatAG
- the rspo4 gene encoding R-spondin-4 isoform X1, producing the protein MHLRLFAFVMSFLCEVIRMGSGIAQKQSAQRETSDDCQSCLECSRDNGCVRCPERLFLFLQRKGMSHHGTCLHSCPAGHFGQRGRDVNRCMKCRSSDCENCFSRDFCTKCKPGFKLYKGKCLSRCPEGTFAHQADCFEDDPPVLLGEWSEWSVCARDGATCGFRWGKQTRVRSGVQSDDKGSSLHPFPSETQRCRMKKKCPAERKKNKKGGLGRKKERKRIRQLAKNNPGVSSNATTDRTGRPGEP; encoded by the exons ATGCATCTGCGACTCTTTGCCTTTGTGATGTCCTTTCTATGCGAGGTGATCAGGATGGGGTCCGGCATCGCGCAGAAGCAAAGCG ctcagagagagACGTCAGACGACTGTCAGAGCTGTCTGGAGTGTTCGCGGGATAACGGCTGCGTTCGCTGCCCGGAGCGactcttcctgttcctgcagAGGAAGGGGATGTCCCATCACGGGACGTGTCTCCATTCCTGCCCTGCTGGACACTTTGGACAGAGAGGGAGGGACGTGAACCGCTGCATGA AGTGCCGCTCTTCAGACTGCGAGAACTGTTTCAGCCGGGACTTCTGCACCAAATGTAAACCCGGCTTCAAGCTGTATAAAGGCAAGTGTCTGAGCCGCTGCCCAGAGGGAACCTTTGCCCACCAGGCAGACTGCTTCg AGGACGATCCTCCGGTCTTGCTGGGAGAGTGGAGCGAGTGGAGCGTCTGCGCCCGTGACGGCGCCACCTGTGGGTTCAGATGGGGAAAGCAGACCAGGGTCCGGTCGGGCGTCCAGTCCGACGACAAAGGATCCTCCCTCCACCCGTTCCCCAGCGAGACGCAAAGATGCAGGATGAAGAAAAAATGTCCCGCAG aaagaaaaaagaataaaaaaggaggacttggaaggaagaaggagagaaaaCGAATACGACAGCTCGCCAAAAACAACCCGGGCGTGTCATCCAACGCAACGACAGACAGAACTGGACGACCCGGAGAACCCTGA